The genomic segment GCACCATTTCTTCTCGACTACGAACCGTCAGTTTGGCATTCTTATGGCTGTTCACCCTTTCCCCCTCTCGGTTTGCTGTTGTCTGTTAACTCCAGCTTTACCGATTTGGGGAGGGTGAACAACCTATTGAAACACTACACCTAGAGCAGTTTACGAATGAAATGAGTTAATTGCTCTGCAAGGATTTTCTTGAAAATCCTTGCCACGAAATGCGAGAAGGCAGGCTTTTGCCTGCCGTAAGCGAGCATTTCAAGTGTTAAATACTCTAGTGAACAATCACGGGGGCGGCGACTATCTGCAGTAAAATCCAAAACAACAACTACGGGTTGACCATAACCTTGGCCGGGCGCAGCAGCCTTTCGCCCAGTTTATAGCCGCGCTGCAGCACGCGGGTCACTGAATGCGGGGCCAAGTCGGGCTTGGCGTCAAAACCCACGGCTTCGTGCAGGCCGGGATTAAATTCCTCGCCCTCTTCGCCCACAGGACGCAGGCCATGCCTGGTCACAGCGTCCAGCAAAAGTTTGCGGGTCATGGCCACGCCCTGCAGCATATCCTTGCAGGCTTCGTCCTTGCTGCCGTACTGCAGAGCCAGATCCAGGTTGTCCAGGGTCGGCAGCAAATCGCCCAGCACCTTTTCAGCCGCATAGCGCACCTGTTCCTGATGTTCGCGGGTCAGGCGCTTTTTAAAATTGTCCATCTCCGCTGCGGCGCGCAGGCGCAGTTCTTCTATTTCCGCCTTGCAGCGAGCCTGGACGTCTGCATCCGCCGGGGCGGCGTCGGGCATAAACATGTCCACCACATCCTCGTCCCCGGCCTGTTCGGCCACGGGCATTTCCTGGCCGGGCTGCTCTCCGGGCGCCGTCACGAGGTCCGCTTCATCCGCAACGGGCGCGCCTTTGGACGCGGCATGGTCTTCAGGGCGGGCTCCCCGCGCATCGCCGGGGGCGGTTTCGGGCGCGGTCTCCCCTGCCGCCGCATCGTGGAAGGGCTGCCCGTAAAAATGGTGCATCTTATGACGCTGCATGCTTCCTCCAAAAATATCTCCGCCGCAGGGCGGCATCATTGCTGCTAAGTAAGGTCGCCCTTGCCCCGTGTCAAGACGCGTGAGCCTGTACAGCCTCGACATTCCTCGCCGCCTTCTGTATATTCGCTCTTCCAAACGAGGACCGGAGAGGCACCCCCACCACCCGCCGGCCCACAGGCCGGGCGGCAGAACGGGCGCCGCCCGCTGTGACGCGCTTCAGCGCCGTCGGCAACAGCATGCCCGCACAGGAAACCTGAACCAGCTATGACCTGTCGGATTCTGACCCTGCAACACCCGCAGGAATGGCCCAAGATGTCCCAGTGGCTGCAAGGCCGTCGCAACCCCGGCAACGAAGCCGAAGCGGCCGTGCAGGAAATTCTGGCCGCCGTGCGCGAGCGCGGCGACGCGGCTTTAGTAGACTACACCCGCAAATTCGACTGCCCGGATTTTGCCCTACCCCTGCGGGTGACCGAGCAGGAAATAGCCCGCGCCGCCGCCACAGTGCGCATTGAAGACCGCGAAATCATCAGCGCCGCCGCTGCCAACATCCGCGCTTTTCACGAGGCGCAGGTGGAAAAATCCTGGTTTCTCACCAGAAAAGACGGCAGCATCCTGGGCCAGCAGGTGCTGCCCGTGGACGCAGCGGGCCTCTATGTGCCCGGCGGACAAGGCGGCAACACGCCGCTCATCTCCAGCCTGCTCATGAGCGCCATCCCCGCCCAGGTGGCGGGCACGCCCCGTCTGGCCGTGTGCACCCCTCCCCGCAAGGACGGCAGCGTCAACCCCCACATCCTGGCCGCCGCGCACCTGCTGGACATTGACGAAGTTTACCGCGTGGGCGGGGCCTGGTCCATCGCGGCTCTGGCCTACGGCACTGAAAGCCTGGCGCCCGTGGACGTCATCGCCGGGCCCGGCAACATCTTTGTAACCACGGCCAAGCGGTTGGTGCAGGGGCAGGTGGGCATAGACATGATCGCCGGCCCCAGTGAAGTGCTGGTGGTGGCGGATTCCTCCGCCAACCCCGCTTGGCTTGCGGCGGACATGCTGTCACAGGCCGAGCACGATGCTCTGGCTTCGGCCATCTGCATCACCGACGACCCGCGCCTGGCCGAGGCTCTGAATATGGAACTGCAAAAGCAGTGTGCCGCCCTGCCCCGCGCCGCCATTGCCGCGCGTTCACTGGCGGACTGGGGGGCTATTGTGCTTACGCCCGACCTCAATGCGGCCGTGGCCGTAGCCAATCAGGTGGCCCCGGAGCATCTGGAACTCTGCGTGCGCGACCCCTGGGCCGTACTGCCGTTCATCCGCCACGCCGGGGCTGTGTTCATGGGCCAGCACAGTCCTGAGGCTGTGGGCGACTACTTTGCCGGCCCCAACCATGTGCTGCCTACCTTGGGTACGGCACGCTTCTCTTCGGCCCTGTCGGTGCAGACTTTTTGCAAAAAAACCAGTGTGGTGGCTGCCTCTTCCAGCTTTTTGCAGCAAAACAGGGCAGCCATTGCGGCCCTGGCCCGGCTGGAAGGGCTGGAGGCCCATGCCCGCTCCGTGGAAGTGCGGGGCAAAAAATAACGCGGCCTGCCCGCGGGAGTTCCCATGAAAGTTGTGGTCAAAACCCAGATCGACGCCTACCCTCTGCTTTCGCGCGGCAAGGTGCGCGACATCTATGCGGTGGACGACGATACCCTGCTCATCGTCACCACGGACCGCATGTCCGCCTTTGACGTCATCATGAATGATCCCATCCCCTACAAGGGCGTGATTTTGAACAAAATTACCCTGTTCTGGATGGAAAAATTCAAAGACATCATCCCCAACCACCTTCTGGAAAGCGATGTGGACCGCTTTCCCGCCGCCCTGGCCCCTTGGAAGGACGAGCTGGAAGGCCGCGCCGTACTCGTGCGCAAAGCGCAGCCCCTGCCGGTGGAGTGTATTGTGCGCGGCTACATCACCGGTTCGGGCTGGAAGGACTATCAAGCCAACGGCACGCTCTGCGGCTACGCCCTGCCCGCTGACCTGCGCGAATCCGACCGACTGAACCCGCCCCTGTTTACGCCCTCCACCAAGGCGGCGCTGGGCCAGCACGATGAAAACATCAGCGTGGCCAGGGCCGCCGAAATCCTGGGAGCGGAAACCGCCGCCCAGGTAGAGCGGGCCTCGCTGCAGATCTATGCCGCCGGACGCGCCTGGGCTGCAGAACGGGGCATCATCGTGGCCGACACCAAGTTTGAATTCGGTTTTATTGACGGCAAGCTGCACCTCATTGACGAGGTGCTCACGCCCGATTCCTCGCGCTTCTGGCCCGCCAAGGGCTACGAACCCGGCCACGGCCAGCCCAGCTTTGATAAGCAGTACCTGCGCGACTGGCTCAAAAAACAGCCCTGGAACATGCAGCCGCCCCCGCCGCCCCTGCCCCAGGACATTGTTGACGCCACTGCGGCCCGCTACCGTGAGGCCTATGACATTCTGACCAAATAATGGCATTTTCTGCAGGGCCGTTACTTGCGGCGGCCCTGCGCCCGGCGTGTGCTTCGGGCACGGACGCCGCGCGCCCC from the Desulfovibrio legallii genome contains:
- a CDS encoding nucleotide exchange factor GrpE — protein: MQRHKMHHFYGQPFHDAAAGETAPETAPGDARGARPEDHAASKGAPVADEADLVTAPGEQPGQEMPVAEQAGDEDVVDMFMPDAAPADADVQARCKAEIEELRLRAAAEMDNFKKRLTREHQEQVRYAAEKVLGDLLPTLDNLDLALQYGSKDEACKDMLQGVAMTRKLLLDAVTRHGLRPVGEEGEEFNPGLHEAVGFDAKPDLAPHSVTRVLQRGYKLGERLLRPAKVMVNP
- the hisD gene encoding histidinol dehydrogenase; protein product: MTCRILTLQHPQEWPKMSQWLQGRRNPGNEAEAAVQEILAAVRERGDAALVDYTRKFDCPDFALPLRVTEQEIARAAATVRIEDREIISAAAANIRAFHEAQVEKSWFLTRKDGSILGQQVLPVDAAGLYVPGGQGGNTPLISSLLMSAIPAQVAGTPRLAVCTPPRKDGSVNPHILAAAHLLDIDEVYRVGGAWSIAALAYGTESLAPVDVIAGPGNIFVTTAKRLVQGQVGIDMIAGPSEVLVVADSSANPAWLAADMLSQAEHDALASAICITDDPRLAEALNMELQKQCAALPRAAIAARSLADWGAIVLTPDLNAAVAVANQVAPEHLELCVRDPWAVLPFIRHAGAVFMGQHSPEAVGDYFAGPNHVLPTLGTARFSSALSVQTFCKKTSVVAASSSFLQQNRAAIAALARLEGLEAHARSVEVRGKK
- a CDS encoding phosphoribosylaminoimidazolesuccinocarboxamide synthase — translated: MKVVVKTQIDAYPLLSRGKVRDIYAVDDDTLLIVTTDRMSAFDVIMNDPIPYKGVILNKITLFWMEKFKDIIPNHLLESDVDRFPAALAPWKDELEGRAVLVRKAQPLPVECIVRGYITGSGWKDYQANGTLCGYALPADLRESDRLNPPLFTPSTKAALGQHDENISVARAAEILGAETAAQVERASLQIYAAGRAWAAERGIIVADTKFEFGFIDGKLHLIDEVLTPDSSRFWPAKGYEPGHGQPSFDKQYLRDWLKKQPWNMQPPPPPLPQDIVDATAARYREAYDILTK